A window of Roseobacter fucihabitans genomic DNA:
CTGGCGATATTCATGTTGTTCGTGACCACCATCAGGTCGCGGTGGCGCAGTAATTCGCGCGCGACGGCCTCCGTGCTGGTGCCGATGTTCATGAAAATCGAACAGCCTTCCGGGATTTGCGCCGCGCAGGCCTGTGCGATCGCGAGTTTGGCGGGCTGGTTCAGGTTGCGCCGTTCTTCATATTCGATATTCGTGGTACCGGAGGGTAAAATCGCCCCTCCGTGTACACGTTCGAGTTTGTTCGCTTCTGCCAGTTCGGTGAGATCCCGGCGAATGGTTTGCAGCGTGACACCAAAGTGATCCGCAAGCGCCTCAACGGTCACTTTGCCTTCGCGTTGCGCGATTTTCAGGATGTCCGGATGACGGAACGTTTGCGACATGGATGTTCTCCTGCCAAAGAGATAAGCGTAAAGCGATTGTATTTCCAACATATTTTTCAAAGTGCTTTCAAGGCAGTGAGGAACGAGTGGAAAACCACGACCGTTTTTCGGTCACGAACCCTTAGAGGCTCAAACGATATGTGCCCTCATTTAACGGTGGATCCTGTAGCGTGCTTCAGGTGCCAAATCGGACAATGAATCCAAAACGAACAAAAACGAATAAAAACGCTTGATTGCGCAAACGCACTGCGTTAACCATCGCAAAGTTAATGCACGTATGGATTGGGGGATCTGGTGTCGCAGGCGAATTCATCACCAAAGACATATGACCTCTTTGTTGTTGGTGGCGGCATCAATGGATGCGGCATCGCACGCGACGCGGCGGGCAGGGGCATGAGTGTGGCGCTGGCGGAGATGAACGATCTCGCTTCGGCAACCTCATCGGCCTCCACCAAGCTTTTCCATGGCGGCCTGCGGTATCTGGAATATTTCGAGATCAACCTGGTACGCCATGCGCTGGCCGAACGCGAGGTGCTCCTGAGCGCCATGCCGCATATCAGTTGGCCGATGCGCTTTGTGTTGCCCTACCACAAGGATATGCGCTTTGAGGGTGATACGCCGACGTCGCGAATCCTCAATGTGATCATGCCCTGGATGAAGGGGCGTCGCCCGGCCTGGCTGATCCGCTTTGGGTTGCTGCTTTATGATAAC
This region includes:
- a CDS encoding DeoR/GlpR family DNA-binding transcription regulator — encoded protein: MSQTFRHPDILKIAQREGKVTVEALADHFGVTLQTIRRDLTELAEANKLERVHGGAILPSGTTNIEYEERRNLNQPAKLAIAQACAAQIPEGCSIFMNIGTSTEAVARELLRHRDLMVVTNNMNIASILVENPECEIIVTGGALRRSDSGLVGKITTDTIRQFKFDVAVIGCSALDQDGDLLDFDIQEVGVSQSIIHQSRKCFLVADGSKFARTAPARIASMRDLTTVFTDQAFSPGLAKRCAEWGTGVVVAC